The window GGGGTTCACTTGACCCCTTGACCCCAAGATACCCAAGTGTAGTAGCCGTCGCAGACGGCAAAGATAGAGAAAAGCGGGGCACGCGAAGCGTAACCCTGGAATCCTCGAACCCTTTTTACCCACTAAATGGGAGAAGAACCTTAATTTATTGAAGGAGGTGATTGTATAAAAAAAAGAGACAACCAGAAAGAGCGGGTGAATCAGGATATCCGGGCGCCGGAGGTCCGTGTGGTAGGCGATGACGGGAGCCAGATGGGAATCCTTCCCGTCTCTGAGGCCTTGCGGATCTGTGAAGAAAAAGGGCTGGATCTCGTGGAGATCGCGCCCACAGCCAAACCTCCCGTATGCCGGATCATGGATTACGGAAAATTCCTTTACCAGAAGAGCAAAAAGGCCAGCATTGCAAGGAAGAAGCAGCAGGTGATCCTGGTCAAGGAGGTCAAACTCAGGCCGAATAC is drawn from Nitrospirae bacterium CG2_30_53_67 and contains these coding sequences:
- a CDS encoding translation initiation factor IF-3 — encoded protein: MNQDIRAPEVRVVGDDGSQMGILPVSEALRICEEKGLDLVEIAPTAKPPVCRIMDYGKFLYQKSKKASIARKKQQVILVKEVKLRPNTEEHDLSFKVGHAERFLKEGNKAKISVMFRGREMMYSDRGKKLLSEFIEKLSEICTVEQLPRMEGRNMIMILAPKSSGAASRKKMNHS